A genomic region of Magnetococcales bacterium contains the following coding sequences:
- a CDS encoding DNA-binding protein, giving the protein MLLEVKPDRIFMGKLTHDSDLLEELNRICQEKNITSGWLEGLGAVKRARVGFYDQNTQEYRYVDLDAPLEITHLVGNISSRDGQPFVHAHITFADHKGAAYGGHLAPGTIVFAGEILIRSFASTEFSRALDPVTGLYLWKGESA; this is encoded by the coding sequence ATGCTGCTCGAAGTAAAACCCGACAGGATATTCATGGGCAAGCTGACTCACGACAGTGATCTGCTGGAAGAACTGAACCGGATCTGCCAGGAAAAAAACATCACCTCGGGCTGGCTGGAAGGGTTGGGAGCGGTCAAAAGGGCCAGGGTCGGATTTTATGATCAGAATACGCAGGAATATCGCTATGTTGACCTGGATGCCCCTCTTGAAATCACCCATCTGGTTGGCAACATTTCATCCAGGGATGGACAGCCCTTTGTCCATGCCCACATCACGTTTGCCGATCACAAAGGCGCGGCTTACGGCGGCCATCTCGCACCTGGGACAATTGTATTTGCAGGAGAAATTTTGATCCGGTCTTTTGCTTCCACGGAATTTTCTCGTGCCCTGGATCCGGTGACAGGTTTGTATCTGTGGAAGGGAGAGAGTGCATAG